From the genome of Anopheles moucheti chromosome 3, idAnoMoucSN_F20_07, whole genome shotgun sequence, one region includes:
- the LOC128305723 gene encoding cuticle protein 16.5-like — protein sequence MKCIAAVVMMALAAVADAGLAPLLYGAPLALAAPHTTVVQSNSDAKLIAASPAYAYAHAPLAYAPAAPYYYTAPLAYSAPAIVYQKEARYLAANRGAIHEAPLPGHAFSQQQLNLEAAPGSD from the exons ATGAAG TGCATCGCAGCTGTAGTCATGATGGCCCTGGCCGCGGTCGCCGACGCTGGACTGGCCCCTTTGCTGTACGGAGCACCACTAGCCCTTGCCGCCCCGCACACAACGGTGGTGCAGAGTAACTCTGATGCGAAGCTTATTGCCGCGTCTCCTGCATACGCCTATGCCCATGCACCGTTGGCGTACGCGCCTGCTGCACCGTACTATTACACCGCTCCACTGGCCTACAGTGCACCGGCCATCGTTTATCAGAAGGAGGCCCGCTATCTGGCCGCTAACCGAGGAGCGATCCATGAGGCCCCACTGCCAGGCCATGCTTTCTCTCAGCAGCAACTCAACCTGGAAGCTGCGCCGGGTTCAGACTAA
- the LOC128305731 gene encoding cuticle protein 38-like, whose protein sequence is MKCIAAVVMVALAVVVEGAVVPVPVVYSAPETTVVQQNVAPKYVTSNVAYSAPTVTAYSVPQTTYVQQRYVSAAPAVTYAAPAVTAYNVAPTAYTTVQQNVAPAVAYSTPVVTAYTVPEKTVVQQNVAPKYVSYSAPAVTTYSAPAVSYAAPAVSYTAPAVTYATAPVTQYKSIAPIPTVYSADSEVIEAAPVASVAPAESVVVQQPATAVVAKTGARYVAATPGAVHDAPLAGHTVSQQAFNVEPAPGTQ, encoded by the exons ATGAAG TGCATCGCAGCTGTAGTCATGGTGGCCCTGGCCGTGGTGGTTGAGGGTGCCGTAGTTCCAGTTCCGGTGGTCTACTCCGCTCCCGAGACGACCGTCGTCCAGCAGAATGTGGCACCGAAATACGTTACGTCGAACGTTGCCTACAGTGCGCCAACCGTCACCGCTTACTCCGTGCCGCAAACGACTTACGTCCAGCAGAGATACGTCTCGGCGGCACCAGCTGTAACATACGCCGCGCCTGCTGTTACCGCCTACAACGTTGCTCCGACTGCCTACACCACGGTGCAGCAGAACGTTGCCCCTGCTGTTGCCTACTCGACACCGGTCGTCACTGCCTACACGGTCCCGGAAAAGACCGTTGTGCAGCAGAACGTTGCTCCGAAGTACGTTAGCTATTCGGCTCCGGCTGTGACCACCTACTCGGCTCCTGCCGTGTCTTATGCTGCCCCAGCCGTTTCGTACACCGCCCCGGCGGTTACCTACGCTACTGCCCCAGTGACGCAATACAAATCGATCGCTCCAATCCCGACCGTTTACTCGGCAGATTCGGAAGTGATTGAGGCTGCCCCAGTTGCTTCGGTTGCTCCCGCCGAATCCGTTGTCGTTCAGCAGCCCGCCACTGCTGTGGTGGCGAAGACCGGTGCCCGATATGTTGCTGCCACCCCCGGTGCCGTACATGATGCGCCTCTCGCCGGACACACTGTTAGCCAGCAGGCTTTCAACGTAGAACCTGCACCAGGAACGCAGTAA